The window CTTTTCACATAATTTTCTTGAATTTCTCTGCTGTTTAAAGGATTGTGGCTTGCTGATAATTTGCTACTTGCAGTATAGTTTTTGGTTGCTAATTTCATTTACCTTCAGGGAATACCTGGGGCTCCTCTATGGGATTTTGAGAAGGGACAAGTAGTAGGTGTTCTTAGCGCGTTGGATTTCATTTTAATTTTGAGAGAGGTGTGTTCTAAATTTAATTTCTGCCATCCCTTTTTGATTGCCAATATATGCTTATGCCAGTATTAGATGAAATATAAAAAATAATGTGAATACGTGTATATATAATCATATATGAAACGGGCATCATGGGTTGATCTCCAGGGTAACGTAGAGGCTTCTGAGCCTCCACTATGTTTGAAGTTGAGGATATGCCAATTTCTCTTTTACAATCCCAAATTACATATTCCTTGTGAAATTCTCTTCATTTAACATTCATCAATTGGACATCTATCATCTGCCTGGCACCACCAACGACTGACCTAACAAGGGATTCTCTTCTTCCCAAATCTTGTTAGAGTCAATTTATGATAGAGGAAGTAGTCTGCATCCTAGGAATCATCAGTATGAAAATTAAAAGTTAAAGAAGAGCCAGAAGACTATTACCACCTTTCCATGTACCTTACTATTTCTCAGTTACACATTTCCTTTACCACTCAAACCATTCTTCTAAAGCTCATTACCATGAAAATTGCTTATAATTGGCGCACCTTATAGCTTGGGAATCATGGGTCAAATATTACGGAGGAACAGCTGGAGACTCATACTATAGCAGCATGGAAAGCGGGGAAATTAAATTTGAACAGACAACTTGATGGAAATGGGAGATACTATCCGCCACAATTGATCTCTGTAAGTATATTTTCGAATAAAATGCTATCCCATGCAATTAAATCATTTTCTCAATTTTTGCTGTCGAGGAAAGAAAATATTATGAACATATACTTGGCTATCTTTTGAAAAAATCTGGAGATTGTTCTACCTTTATTTTTTTGGATTCATATGTGGAACAAATACTTCATATAAAAAGTTTCAGATTTTTGATATAGCAGTATATATATGTACTAAGGCCCTGGAGTCAGAAACTGCAGTGTCTTCTCTGATTTCTGGTGCTGAATTGTGGCACCTGGGGATCTTGTGTTATGAAACTCATATGTACTGCTTTGCATCCAGGCCGGGCCAGATGATTCTCTCAAAGAAGTTGCTGTCAGAATTCTTCAAAACAAGGTGGCCACAGTTCCAGTTGTTCATAAGACCTCAGAGGATGGTTCATTTCCACAGCTATTGCATATTGCCTCCCTTGCGTGTATACTAAAATGTAAGCTTTTCTCCATTACTTTAGTGCAGGATACATGAATATTAATTACTAATCTGTGATATAATTGTCAGGCATATGCAGGCATTTCAGATATTCTTCTAGCTCCCTGCCAATACTCCAACATCCTATATCAGAATTCCGTATCGGTACATGGGTTCCAAATATTGGGGAGTCAAATGGAAGGCTTCTGGCAATGTTGAGACCAAATTCATCTCTTGCTGATGCCCTGTCTTTGTTGATACAAGGTTCTCTCTCTCTCTCATGTGTTGTTCTATCTTAGAGCATAGTTTGTAATCTTTAATTGTTATGCTAAACCTTTCATGGCCACTAAAGTGGTTTCTCTTCTCCCCCTTTCTCCCCTTCCTTGTCTGGTGGCCAGTTCTATCCCATTATGTCATTATGTTCCGTTTCGGAACGTGCTAGTGAAATATCAGGAAAATCACATCCTGTTGAGGTTCTGATACTATATGCTACTGGGGGATGGAATTTTATGAAACATACATCTTGATTACCGTCTTTATTACACTTTGATTCTAGAATTAGACACATGGTTTTATCTACAACCAGTCCTGGTTCTACTTAGGCTAATGCTATTGGAAATTCCTTTTGCAGCTGAAGTTAGTTCAATACCCATAGTGGACGAGACTAACTCGTTGCTGGATGTTTATTCACGAAGGTGAGTTGATGTTTACATTTACTTTCTTGACCGAGTCTTATGTAGAACTGTAGAAGTAGTAACTTTGTTCCTTGACTGATTGGGATGTCCCTGATATATGTTATTTTCCAGTGATATTACGGCTTTGGCAAGAGATAGAGCTTATACACAGATTCGCCTTAATGAGTTAACTATCTATCAGGTAATTGCTAAATCAAAAAGACTGCTGTGGCCTTTACATCTGAGATTCCGGTGATCACCCTTTTCAGTAGGATTACAATTTTTTTACTTGAAAGTGCATGACCAAATTAAGTTAATATGGTTCTGTAAATGATGAAATTTTAGTTTAAAAATAAACACATCCACAACCTACTTGCTGGGATTAGGAGATGCTATATAAGTGAGAGCTTACAAGAGTCTAAATACCAATTCCAAAGACAAAATGTTAGTGAATATGTCTGTTGCTACACGTAGATATGTGTCCCTTTCATTGGAACTGTGCACACGGTTGCACAGATTTTGAGAATATAAGTGCTTAGCAATGAAGGTTCTACATTAGTGTGCCTAAACTCAATGTGGTTGTCTGCATTTTGTAGACCTTGCAACTTAGGCAAAATGCAAATTCTCCTCATGGCCGTGTTCAGAAATGTCATATGTGTTTGCGATCCGATCCTCTGCATAAAGTGATGGAGCGGTTGACCGAACCAGGTATTTTGATGTCTCTCATCTGCTTTGCTATTCTAAGACCCCTATCATCTTGGTAAGCCTATTAGACGCAAGTTTTTCAAACTCCTTTGTGCTTCAATTGCTTTCAGGGGTCAGGAGACTTGTGATTGTGGAGGCTGGAAGTAAGCGTGTAGAGGGCATCATTTCATTGAGTGATGTGTTGAATTTCTTACTAGGTTTAGCTTAAATAGGCTTTGCGGCAGTGGATTCTGAGGCCATTTTTTTGTTCTTTTGGACACTATGTCATACACATGCTGAGTGGGTTCCTTTAATCACTCAAAGTCATGGGCCTCATGTTTCTGAGCCCCA of the Fragaria vesca subsp. vesca linkage group LG6, FraVesHawaii_1.0, whole genome shotgun sequence genome contains:
- the LOC101292516 gene encoding sucrose nonfermenting 4-like protein-like, with translation MFGSGSTAYQSRGLPGPILIPTRFVWPYGGRRVFLSGSFTRWEEHIPMSPMEGCPTVFQVVWNLTPGYHQYKFFVDGEWRHNEHQPFVTGNFGTVNTVFLQGEPDIIPSSFSPETSGRANMDVDNEVFTHMEVAPRISAADLEVSRDRIAVFLSTHKVYELLPESGKVIALDVGLAVKEAFHILYEQGIPGAPLWDFEKGQVVGVLSALDFILILRELGNHGSNITEEQLETHTIAAWKAGKLNLNRQLDGNGRYYPPQLISAGPDDSLKEVAVRILQNKVATVPVVHKTSEDGSFPQLLHIASLACILKCICRHFRYSSSSLPILQHPISEFRIGTWVPNIGESNGRLLAMLRPNSSLADALSLLIQAEVSSIPIVDETNSLLDVYSRSDITALARDRAYTQIRLNELTIYQTLQLRQNANSPHGRVQKCHMCLRSDPLHKVMERLTEPGVRRLVIVEAGSKRVEGIISLSDVLNFLLGLA